One Streptomyces sp. CNQ-509 DNA window includes the following coding sequences:
- a CDS encoding DNA-binding response regulator, with protein sequence MIRLLLADDEDLLRSALAALLALEDDLDVVAEAATATDAVLRAREHRPDIAVLDLEMPPTDGLTAAEEIRAELPTQVVIVTRHARPAVLRRALAAGVRGFVPKTTPASRLAEIVRDVAAGRRYVDPDIAAAALTEDDCPLSDRELEVLRAARTGASVAEIAAEVHLAPGTVRNYLSAAMAKLGANSRHAAAHRAWQQGWI encoded by the coding sequence GTGATCCGGCTGCTCCTCGCCGACGACGAGGACCTCCTCAGAAGCGCGCTGGCCGCCCTGCTCGCGCTGGAGGACGACCTCGACGTGGTCGCCGAGGCGGCCACCGCCACCGACGCGGTGCTGCGCGCCCGCGAGCACCGTCCCGACATCGCCGTGCTCGACCTGGAGATGCCGCCCACCGACGGGCTCACCGCCGCCGAGGAGATCCGAGCGGAGCTGCCCACCCAGGTCGTCATCGTCACCCGGCACGCCCGGCCCGCCGTGCTGCGCCGCGCGCTGGCGGCGGGGGTCCGCGGCTTCGTGCCCAAGACGACCCCCGCGTCGCGGCTCGCGGAGATCGTCCGGGACGTCGCCGCCGGCCGCCGCTACGTCGACCCGGACATCGCCGCCGCCGCGCTCACCGAGGACGACTGCCCGCTCAGCGACCGGGAGCTGGAGGTGCTGCGCGCGGCCCGCACCGGCGCGTCGGTCGCGGAGATCGCCGCCGAGGTGCACCTCGCGCCCGGGACCGTACGCAACTACCTCTCCGCCGCGATGGCCAAGCTCGGCGCGAACTCACGGCACGCCGCCGCGCACCGGGCCTGGCAGCAGGGCTGGATCTGA
- a CDS encoding DUF4037 domain-containing protein: MNAAFRPGLALAGDFHTEAVAPLLDRVLPGTPYAAALLGWGSEVQGFDTPRSTDHAWGPRLQVFLAPAAHRAHAAELTALLDRELPERFGGYPVRFAFPGGTAPRHWVDVLDTGAHFAEQLGEVPDGGLSVGGWLAAPWQVLRELTGGAVFHDGAGVLTAYREHLRWYPDPVWRYVLACQWQRLHQEEPFVGRCGEVGDDLGSAVTAARQARELMRLCLLMHRVYPPYGKWLGSAFAALPEAAELAPLLSGALAARGWRERERQLSPAYERVARLHNELGLTEPLAPEVRPFHERPFLVLGAERFCAALLATVRDPELVALPPVGSVDQYADSTDLTAHGFADRRRRYLARPGGPVS, encoded by the coding sequence ATGAACGCCGCATTCCGCCCCGGTCTCGCGCTGGCCGGGGACTTCCATACCGAGGCCGTCGCCCCTCTCCTGGACCGGGTGCTCCCCGGGACGCCGTACGCGGCCGCGCTGCTGGGCTGGGGCTCGGAGGTGCAGGGCTTCGACACCCCGCGCTCGACGGACCACGCCTGGGGCCCGCGGCTGCAGGTGTTCCTCGCCCCGGCCGCCCATCGGGCGCATGCCGCGGAGCTGACCGCGCTGCTCGACCGGGAACTGCCCGAGCGGTTCGGCGGCTACCCGGTGCGCTTCGCGTTCCCCGGCGGCACGGCACCGCGGCACTGGGTCGACGTGCTCGACACCGGGGCACACTTCGCGGAGCAGCTCGGCGAGGTGCCGGACGGCGGGCTGTCGGTGGGCGGTTGGCTGGCGGCGCCGTGGCAGGTGCTGCGGGAGCTGACGGGCGGCGCGGTGTTCCACGACGGCGCCGGGGTGCTCACCGCGTACCGGGAGCACCTCCGCTGGTACCCGGACCCGGTGTGGCGCTACGTGCTGGCGTGCCAGTGGCAGCGGCTGCACCAGGAGGAGCCGTTCGTCGGGCGCTGCGGCGAGGTCGGGGACGACCTCGGGTCCGCGGTGACCGCCGCCCGGCAGGCACGCGAGCTGATGCGGCTGTGCCTGCTGATGCACCGGGTCTACCCGCCGTACGGCAAGTGGCTCGGCTCCGCCTTCGCCGCACTCCCGGAGGCGGCGGAGCTGGCACCGCTGCTGTCCGGGGCGCTGGCGGCGCGCGGCTGGCGGGAGCGCGAGCGGCAGTTGTCGCCCGCGTACGAGCGGGTGGCGCGGCTCCACAACGAGCTGGGGCTGACAGAGCCGCTGGCGCCGGAGGTACGCCCGTTCCACGAGCGGCCGTTCCTCGTCCTGGGCGCCGAGCGCTTCTGCGCCGCGCTGCTGGCGACGGTCCGCGATCCGGAGCTGGTGGCGCTGCCGCCGGTGGGGTCCGTGGACCAGTACGCCGACAGCACCGACCTCACGGCGCACGGCTTCGCCGACCGCCGTCGCCGCTACCTCGCCCGGCCCGGCGGACCCGTCAGCTGA
- a CDS encoding PadR family transcriptional regulator — MRGDPVRGHLDGLLLAALEGGPLHGYAIITAVQQRSAGALELRTGTVYPALNRLERTGLLRSTWESVGERRRRCYELTDAGRRALADERTAWREFTSAIGSVLDPGRAPRPAT; from the coding sequence ATGAGAGGCGATCCGGTACGCGGACACTTGGACGGACTACTGCTCGCCGCGCTCGAAGGCGGCCCGCTGCACGGCTACGCGATCATCACCGCCGTGCAGCAGCGCAGCGCGGGCGCGCTGGAGCTGCGTACGGGCACGGTCTATCCGGCGCTGAACCGGCTGGAGCGTACGGGACTGCTACGCAGCACCTGGGAGTCGGTGGGCGAGCGGCGGCGCCGCTGCTACGAGCTGACGGACGCGGGCCGCCGCGCACTGGCCGACGAGCGCACCGCCTGGCGGGAGTTCACCAGCGCGATCGGCTCGGTCCTGGACCCCGGCCGCGCGCCGAGGCCGGCGACGTGA
- a CDS encoding glutathione S-transferase family protein: protein MSSSPSDVAGQGNTEYGRKRFKRSRSHFADRITAAGEDGWPVEAGRYRLVVNRACPWANRTLISRRLLGLESAISIGVTDPIQDDRSWRFTLDPGDRDPVLGIRFLSEAYDARETGYPGGVSVPAIVDVPSGKLVTNDFQQITLDFATEWTALHREGAPDLYPEALRDEIDEVMDGVYRNVNNGVYRAGFATTQDEYEVAYHDVFRQLDELSARLSGRRYLVGDTITEADIRLFTTLVRFDPVYQGHFKCNRNKLAEDKVLWAYARDLYQTPGFGDTVDFDHIKRHYYEVHTGINPTGVVPAGPDLSGWLSPHHREQLGGYPFGDGTPPAPPPEAERVPAAGRP, encoded by the coding sequence ATGAGCAGCAGCCCGAGCGACGTGGCGGGTCAGGGGAACACGGAGTACGGCAGGAAGCGCTTCAAGCGCTCCCGCAGCCACTTCGCCGACCGGATCACCGCGGCCGGCGAGGACGGCTGGCCCGTCGAGGCCGGGCGCTACCGGCTCGTCGTCAACCGCGCCTGCCCCTGGGCCAACCGCACGCTCATCTCCCGGCGGCTGCTCGGCCTGGAGTCCGCGATCTCCATCGGCGTCACCGACCCGATCCAGGACGACCGGAGCTGGCGCTTCACCCTCGACCCCGGCGACCGCGACCCGGTGCTCGGCATCCGCTTTCTCAGCGAGGCGTACGACGCGCGCGAGACCGGCTACCCGGGCGGCGTGAGCGTCCCCGCGATCGTCGACGTGCCCAGCGGCAAGCTCGTCACCAACGACTTCCAGCAGATCACCCTGGACTTCGCCACCGAGTGGACCGCCCTGCACCGCGAGGGCGCGCCCGACCTCTACCCCGAGGCGCTGCGCGACGAGATCGACGAGGTGATGGACGGCGTCTACCGGAACGTCAACAACGGCGTCTACCGGGCCGGCTTCGCCACCACCCAGGACGAGTACGAGGTCGCGTACCACGACGTGTTCCGGCAACTGGACGAGCTGTCCGCGCGGCTCTCCGGCCGCCGCTACCTGGTCGGCGACACCATCACGGAAGCCGACATCCGGCTGTTCACCACCCTGGTCCGCTTCGACCCCGTCTACCAGGGCCACTTCAAGTGCAACCGCAACAAACTCGCGGAGGACAAGGTGCTGTGGGCGTACGCCCGCGACCTGTACCAGACGCCGGGCTTCGGCGACACGGTCGACTTCGACCACATCAAGCGCCACTACTACGAGGTCCACACGGGCATCAACCCCACCGGCGTCGTCCCCGCCGGTCCCGACCTCTCCGGCTGGCTGAGCCCGCACCACCGCGAGCAGTTGGGCGGGTACCCCTTCGGCGACGGCACCCCGCCGGCCCCGCCGCCCGAGGCGGAGCGCGTCCCCGCCGCCGGCCGCCCCTGA
- a CDS encoding GNAT family N-acetyltransferase, with translation MIPSEPPGAGPALAETVRGLQERAARALPAEVVEHADGWWLRHDSGSSWWVASVLPHGPDGPGGPGTSAATAGLARRVARAEEFYARHGGTARFQITPDACPAGLDALLAGRGYDRSHPVSLQAAAVAEIPGQRAGGPLRVRIEDRPVDAWFGVWLAVRGEGAGAAAWGLLDRVAGPSAYARVLHGDETVAVGRAVADSGWAGVFAMATLPAARGRGAGGRVLGALAEWAGAHGATGLYLQVERDNPAALRLYARAGFREVCTYHYRTAGAKP, from the coding sequence ATGATCCCTTCGGAGCCCCCGGGCGCGGGCCCCGCCCTGGCCGAGACCGTACGTGGGCTGCAAGAGCGGGCGGCGCGGGCGCTGCCCGCGGAAGTGGTCGAGCACGCGGACGGCTGGTGGCTGCGGCACGACTCGGGCAGCTCGTGGTGGGTGGCCTCGGTGCTGCCGCACGGTCCCGACGGGCCCGGCGGTCCCGGCACGTCCGCAGCGACGGCGGGGCTGGCGCGCCGGGTGGCGCGTGCGGAGGAGTTCTACGCCCGGCACGGGGGCACGGCGCGGTTCCAGATCACCCCGGACGCCTGCCCCGCCGGGCTCGACGCCCTGCTCGCCGGCCGCGGCTACGACCGCTCGCACCCGGTGTCGCTCCAGGCCGCCGCGGTCGCCGAGATTCCGGGGCAGCGGGCCGGGGGCCCGCTTCGGGTACGTATCGAAGACCGCCCGGTCGACGCGTGGTTCGGCGTCTGGCTCGCCGTCCGCGGCGAGGGCGCGGGGGCCGCGGCGTGGGGGCTGCTCGACCGGGTCGCGGGACCGTCCGCGTACGCCCGCGTCCTGCACGGCGACGAGACGGTGGCCGTGGGCCGCGCGGTCGCCGACTCCGGCTGGGCCGGCGTCTTCGCCATGGCCACCCTGCCCGCCGCGCGGGGGAGGGGCGCCGGCGGGCGGGTGCTCGGCGCGTTGGCGGAGTGGGCGGGGGCGCACGGCGCGACGGGCCTGTACCTCCAGGTGGAGCGCGACAACCCGGCGGCCCTGCGGCTCTACGCACGCGCCGGGTTCCGCGAGGTGTGCACGTACCACTACCGCACCGCCGGAGCAAAGCCCTGA
- a CDS encoding DUF2269 family protein — MTKVLLSVHVLAAILAVGPIAVAASVFPRIARESAAADPAHRDRTPAFLHRVCRAYAVVGLAVPAFGVATGAQLGVLTDAWLLASIVLTAGAAALLALAILPGQQRMLTRVSGDAPAVEGDGLRPAAGRLAMLTGVFNLLWAVVVVLMIVRPGSTTGA; from the coding sequence GTGACGAAGGTCCTGCTGTCCGTACACGTGCTCGCGGCGATCCTGGCCGTCGGGCCGATCGCCGTGGCGGCGTCGGTGTTTCCCCGGATCGCCCGCGAGTCGGCCGCCGCCGACCCCGCGCACCGCGACCGGACACCCGCGTTCCTGCACCGCGTCTGCCGCGCCTACGCCGTCGTGGGCCTGGCCGTCCCCGCCTTCGGCGTGGCCACAGGGGCACAGCTCGGGGTGCTGACCGATGCCTGGCTGCTCGCCTCGATCGTGCTGACGGCCGGAGCCGCGGCCCTGCTCGCGCTCGCGATCCTGCCGGGACAGCAGCGCATGCTCACCCGGGTGAGCGGCGACGCCCCCGCCGTGGAGGGCGACGGGCTGCGGCCCGCCGCGGGCCGGCTGGCCATGCTCACCGGGGTCTTCAACCTGCTGTGGGCGGTCGTCGTCGTGCTGATGATCGTCCGCCCCGGCTCCACCACGGGGGCCTGA
- a CDS encoding permease prefix domain 1-containing protein yields the protein MTAAEHGGAGSGGAAPGRGAVEDHLAALDAALHGPARVKSRMLAEVRDGLTDAADAHAEAGAPSQAAAAARAVRDFGTVAEVGPAFQRELTVAQARQTARIVALVVPFLMACWYLVGATAADAGGRLPAAVHVLAANLGGLAALAALLAAGSLAATGAVARRAATPRRLPLVVAWTGTTAAVALAVSALTLTAGAVLARDWPAGALAGAITLVAHTRLAASARACRHCALLAR from the coding sequence GTGACGGCCGCGGAACACGGCGGCGCGGGGTCCGGTGGGGCCGCCCCCGGACGCGGCGCCGTCGAGGACCACCTCGCCGCCCTGGACGCCGCGCTGCACGGGCCCGCCCGCGTCAAGTCCCGGATGCTGGCGGAGGTACGCGACGGGCTCACCGACGCCGCCGACGCGCACGCCGAGGCGGGCGCGCCCTCCCAAGCCGCCGCGGCGGCCCGTGCGGTGCGCGACTTCGGCACCGTGGCGGAGGTCGGCCCCGCCTTCCAGCGCGAACTGACCGTCGCGCAGGCCCGGCAGACCGCCCGGATCGTCGCGCTCGTCGTCCCGTTCCTGATGGCCTGCTGGTATCTGGTCGGGGCCACGGCGGCGGACGCCGGCGGGCGGCTGCCCGCGGCCGTGCACGTGCTCGCGGCCAACCTCGGCGGCCTCGCGGCGCTGGCCGCGCTGCTCGCCGCCGGGTCGCTGGCCGCCACCGGCGCCGTCGCCCGCCGGGCGGCCACCCCGCGGCGGCTGCCGCTCGTGGTCGCCTGGACCGGCACCACCGCGGCCGTGGCGCTCGCGGTCAGCGCGCTCACGCTCACCGCCGGCGCCGTGCTGGCGCGGGACTGGCCGGCGGGCGCGCTGGCCGGCGCGATCACCCTCGTCGCGCACACCCGGCTCGCGGCCTCCGCCCGCGCCTGCCGGCACTGCGCGCTGCTCGCGCGCTGA
- a CDS encoding sensor histidine kinase encodes MRDGVSEGGTGLTGFRRYTWWAVPGTAVLCLLPLYGGWLLDGDVPAWARVPAVAALAVAAVAGAVLLSARLAPPDPDGAGPVRPPRGWLFADLAATAVLAVLPLLRQNYGLWGLAPAIAVAIGATYLTGRRRLAFVGGAVGLATLPGGSVAVATGDGEFLYAALFPAGLVAFSVWMLLGPLWAWDVAGRLDRARRLEAEVAVKDERLRFAADLHDVQGHHLQVIALKSELAARLAERDPARAAAEMRDVRQLAADALRDTRAVVHGYRSTTLDDEIANATRVLAAADIDARMTLDPAAVAAGRAAPARHLLGLVVREATTNVLRHSSARRAEVDYRLAGGLARLRFSNDGAGAPEPAAAARPAGGSGLPGLAERLRAAGGELTWARDGDRFEVVASLPGVANGATR; translated from the coding sequence GTGCGCGACGGGGTGAGCGAAGGCGGGACCGGGCTGACCGGCTTCCGCAGGTACACGTGGTGGGCGGTGCCCGGCACCGCGGTGCTGTGCCTGCTGCCGCTGTACGGCGGCTGGCTGCTGGACGGCGACGTACCGGCGTGGGCCCGCGTCCCGGCCGTGGCGGCGCTCGCCGTCGCGGCGGTGGCCGGCGCGGTGCTCCTCAGCGCGCGGCTGGCACCTCCGGACCCGGACGGCGCGGGTCCCGTACGCCCGCCGCGCGGCTGGCTCTTCGCCGACCTCGCCGCCACCGCCGTGCTCGCCGTCCTGCCGCTGCTGCGGCAGAACTACGGGCTGTGGGGCCTCGCCCCCGCGATCGCGGTGGCGATCGGCGCCACGTATCTGACCGGCCGCCGCCGGCTGGCCTTCGTCGGCGGCGCCGTCGGGTTGGCGACGCTGCCGGGGGGCAGTGTCGCCGTCGCCACCGGGGACGGCGAGTTCCTGTACGCCGCACTCTTCCCAGCGGGGCTGGTCGCGTTCAGCGTGTGGATGCTGCTCGGGCCGCTGTGGGCCTGGGACGTCGCGGGGCGGCTGGACCGGGCGCGGCGGCTGGAGGCGGAGGTCGCGGTGAAGGACGAGCGGCTGCGGTTCGCCGCCGACCTGCACGACGTCCAGGGCCACCACCTCCAGGTCATCGCGCTCAAGAGCGAGCTGGCGGCCCGGCTCGCCGAGCGCGACCCGGCGCGCGCCGCCGCCGAGATGCGCGACGTACGGCAGTTGGCCGCCGACGCGCTGCGCGACACCCGGGCCGTGGTGCACGGCTACCGCAGTACGACGCTCGACGACGAGATCGCCAACGCCACCCGGGTGCTCGCCGCCGCCGACATCGACGCCCGGATGACGCTCGACCCCGCGGCGGTCGCCGCCGGCCGCGCCGCGCCCGCGCGCCACCTGCTGGGCCTGGTCGTACGGGAGGCCACCACCAACGTGCTCCGGCACAGCAGCGCCCGGCGCGCCGAGGTCGACTACCGGCTGGCAGGCGGTCTCGCGCGGCTCCGGTTCAGCAACGACGGCGCCGGCGCGCCGGAACCGGCCGCCGCCGCCCGGCCGGCCGGCGGCTCCGGCCTGCCCGGGCTCGCCGAGCGGCTGCGCGCCGCCGGCGGCGAGCTGACCTGGGCCCGCGACGGCGACCGCTTCGAGGTCGTCGCCTCGCTGCCGGGCGTGGCGAACGGCGCCACCCGGTGA
- a CDS encoding glycosyl hydrolase family 18 protein yields the protein MSVQRAAPLRLRSFPVSRRLLAVLAVLALALTGLTTLAPPASAQAGLTATFSSSGSGSSWTGTFVVANAGTAAVENWSLEFDLPAGVSIINHTHGTAKVDGRHVTVTPAYYNARVPAGRNTEPYSYTFTGSGPMTAPTGCLINGDKCDGSPAVPPQAPGGVAVADTTARTVTLKWNAATQGDFPVTSYEVLRGGAVVAASATTRATVRDLAPATSYQFTVRAKDSRGNEGPPSASVTATTVDPATDTVPPTAPPNLRSTSVTSSTVGLRWDAATDDKRVAAYDVYRGSALVASVPADTLTTTLTGLTPATQYAFTVRARDAADNHSPAGNTLTVTTDEAVGQGGYAKVGYFVQWGIYGRQYFVKDLDTSGAAAKMDVINYAFANIDPKNLTCLNGVTKGTTPDPQDPDQGDGAGDAEADYGRAFPAGQSVDGVADDGWGKLRGNFNQLRKLKAKHPHLKILISLGGWTYSKYFSDVAKTPASREKFVKSCIDMYIKGDLPAYNGAGGPGVAAGIFDGIDLDWEWPGSPDGHPGNHWSPDDKANNTALIAEFRRQLDALGGDHKLLTAFTPADPEKIDAGWDLKEVFKHMDFANVQGYDFHGSGSDNSWEPNRTGHQANLYPDAQSPYPNDFSIDGAVQHYLNAGVQPRKLTIGFPFYGRGWQQVADGGANGEWQSANGAAPGQFQEEAGNRGYDNLVAMVPNMTVHHDTQSVATYGYTGPNGQWWSFDDTWAIDRKTAYIRQKGLLGGMVWEMSGDLPNGTLFNALDRGLP from the coding sequence GTGTCCGTGCAGAGAGCCGCACCCTTACGCCTCAGATCGTTCCCCGTGTCCCGGCGCCTGCTCGCCGTCCTCGCCGTGCTGGCGCTGGCGCTCACCGGGCTCACCACGCTCGCCCCGCCGGCCAGTGCCCAGGCCGGGCTGACCGCGACCTTCAGCAGCTCCGGCAGCGGCTCGTCGTGGACGGGCACGTTCGTGGTGGCCAATGCCGGCACCGCCGCCGTGGAGAACTGGTCGCTGGAGTTCGACCTCCCCGCCGGAGTGTCGATCATCAACCACACCCACGGCACCGCGAAGGTCGACGGCCGCCACGTCACCGTCACGCCCGCGTACTACAACGCCCGCGTCCCGGCCGGCCGCAACACCGAGCCGTACAGCTACACCTTCACCGGCAGCGGCCCGATGACCGCGCCCACCGGCTGCCTGATCAACGGCGACAAGTGCGACGGCAGCCCGGCCGTCCCCCCGCAGGCACCGGGCGGCGTCGCGGTCGCCGACACCACCGCCCGTACCGTGACGCTGAAGTGGAACGCGGCGACGCAGGGCGACTTCCCGGTGACCTCGTACGAGGTCCTGCGCGGCGGCGCCGTCGTGGCGGCCAGCGCCACCACCCGGGCCACCGTCCGCGACCTGGCCCCCGCCACCTCCTACCAGTTCACCGTCCGGGCCAAGGACTCCCGCGGCAACGAGGGCCCGCCCAGCGCCTCCGTGACCGCGACGACCGTGGACCCGGCGACCGACACCGTGCCGCCCACGGCGCCGCCCAACCTGCGGTCCACGTCCGTGACGTCCAGCACCGTGGGCCTCAGGTGGGACGCGGCGACCGACGACAAGCGCGTCGCCGCCTACGACGTCTACCGCGGCTCCGCGCTGGTCGCCAGCGTGCCCGCGGACACCCTGACCACCACGCTGACCGGGCTGACGCCCGCGACGCAGTACGCCTTCACGGTCAGGGCCCGGGACGCCGCCGACAACCACTCGCCCGCCGGCAACACCCTCACCGTCACCACCGACGAGGCCGTCGGCCAGGGCGGCTACGCCAAGGTCGGCTACTTCGTGCAGTGGGGCATCTACGGCCGCCAGTACTTCGTGAAGGACCTCGACACCTCCGGCGCCGCCGCCAAGATGGACGTCATCAACTACGCCTTCGCCAACATCGACCCGAAGAACCTCACCTGCCTCAACGGCGTCACCAAGGGCACCACCCCGGACCCGCAGGACCCCGACCAGGGCGACGGCGCCGGCGACGCCGAGGCCGACTACGGCCGGGCCTTCCCCGCCGGCCAGTCGGTCGACGGCGTCGCCGACGACGGCTGGGGCAAGCTGCGCGGCAACTTCAACCAGCTCAGGAAGCTCAAGGCCAAGCACCCGCACCTGAAGATCCTCATCTCGCTGGGCGGCTGGACCTACTCCAAGTACTTCTCCGACGTCGCCAAGACGCCCGCCTCCCGGGAGAAGTTCGTCAAGTCCTGCATCGACATGTACATCAAGGGCGACCTGCCCGCGTACAACGGCGCCGGCGGCCCCGGCGTGGCCGCCGGCATCTTCGACGGCATCGACCTGGACTGGGAGTGGCCCGGCTCTCCCGACGGCCACCCGGGCAACCACTGGTCGCCCGACGACAAGGCCAACAACACCGCGCTGATCGCCGAGTTCCGGCGGCAGCTCGACGCGCTGGGCGGCGACCACAAGCTGCTGACCGCCTTCACCCCCGCCGACCCCGAGAAGATCGACGCCGGCTGGGATCTGAAGGAGGTCTTTAAGCACATGGACTTCGCCAACGTCCAGGGCTACGACTTCCACGGCTCCGGCAGCGACAACTCCTGGGAGCCCAACCGCACCGGCCACCAGGCCAACCTGTACCCGGACGCCCAGTCGCCGTACCCGAACGACTTCAGCATCGACGGCGCCGTGCAGCACTACCTGAACGCGGGCGTCCAGCCGCGGAAGCTGACCATCGGCTTCCCGTTCTACGGGCGCGGCTGGCAGCAGGTGGCCGACGGCGGCGCCAACGGCGAGTGGCAGAGCGCCAACGGGGCCGCGCCCGGCCAGTTCCAGGAGGAGGCCGGCAACCGCGGCTACGACAACCTGGTCGCCATGGTGCCCAACATGACCGTGCACCACGACACCCAGTCCGTGGCCACGTACGGGTACACCGGGCCGAACGGCCAGTGGTGGTCCTTCGACGACACCTGGGCGATCGACCGGAAGACCGCATACATCAGACAGAAGGGGCTACTCGGCGGGATGGTCTGGGAGATGTCCGGAGACCTGCCGAACGGCACTCTCTTCAACGCGCTGGACCGCGGACTCCCGTAG
- a CDS encoding MFS transporter has translation MPYPPSPARLRRPGLSLALLALGHLVISLDLTIVFVALPHIAADVGLTAHTQQWVVSVYAVLYGGFLLLGGRLSDLLGRRRMFVAGMGVYGAASVLGGLATAPEVLLAARGLQGLGGAVLFPAVLALVNTAFAEGRERTRALTVWAMAGAGGLTAGSLAGGVLTQAFGWEAVFFVNVPITVLGAAAAFALLPADGPAGRGGIDVPGALTGTAGATLLIFAVAHGSEAGWTAAEVLAAAALAPLLLGAFLCIQARGRNPLMPLRVFRNRALSAATVVILLFGFTTQAVPYFLTIHFQSVLGFSALETGLAFLGPTLAITAGNFLSEKLVHLFGNRASLTGGILLNAAGAALLAPGFRADGSFLTVLAGIVVVGLGMGVTYECMWIAAGTGVAEEEQGLASGVASTALQIGTATGIAVLVAVANRGVGGQAGQALREATAAGMRDATFVLALALLPAVLAALALPRGKSRVVAAGAPESREEAARGAGQAP, from the coding sequence ATGCCGTACCCACCCTCCCCCGCCCGCCTCCGGCGGCCGGGCCTGAGCCTGGCGCTGCTCGCGCTCGGGCACCTCGTCATCAGCCTGGACCTGACCATCGTCTTCGTGGCGCTGCCGCACATCGCCGCCGACGTCGGCCTCACCGCGCACACCCAGCAGTGGGTCGTCAGCGTCTACGCGGTCCTCTACGGCGGCTTCCTGCTCCTCGGCGGGCGGCTCTCCGACCTCCTGGGGCGGCGACGGATGTTCGTCGCGGGCATGGGGGTGTACGGCGCGGCGTCCGTGCTCGGCGGCCTGGCCACCGCGCCGGAGGTCCTCCTCGCGGCCCGCGGGCTGCAGGGGCTGGGCGGCGCGGTGCTGTTCCCCGCGGTGCTGGCGCTGGTCAACACGGCGTTCGCGGAGGGCAGGGAGCGTACCCGGGCGCTGACCGTCTGGGCGATGGCCGGCGCGGGCGGTCTCACGGCCGGGTCGCTCGCCGGCGGGGTGCTGACCCAGGCGTTCGGCTGGGAGGCCGTCTTCTTCGTCAACGTCCCGATCACGGTGCTGGGCGCGGCGGCGGCGTTCGCGCTGCTCCCGGCCGACGGCCCCGCCGGCCGGGGCGGCATCGACGTGCCGGGGGCGCTCACCGGCACCGCGGGAGCGACCCTGCTGATCTTCGCGGTCGCGCACGGCTCCGAGGCGGGCTGGACGGCGGCCGAGGTGCTCGCCGCGGCGGCGCTCGCGCCGCTGCTGCTCGGCGCGTTCCTGTGCATCCAGGCGCGCGGGCGCAACCCGCTCATGCCGCTGCGGGTGTTCCGCAACCGGGCGCTGAGCGCGGCGACCGTCGTGATCCTGCTCTTCGGCTTCACCACGCAGGCCGTACCGTACTTCCTGACGATCCACTTCCAGAGCGTGCTGGGCTTCAGCGCGCTGGAGACCGGGCTCGCCTTCCTCGGCCCCACCCTGGCCATCACGGCGGGCAACTTCCTCAGCGAGAAGCTGGTCCACCTCTTCGGCAACCGCGCCTCGCTCACGGGCGGCATCCTGCTCAACGCCGCGGGCGCGGCGCTGCTGGCACCCGGCTTCCGGGCGGACGGGTCGTTCCTCACCGTGCTCGCGGGGATCGTGGTCGTCGGTCTGGGCATGGGCGTCACCTACGAGTGCATGTGGATCGCGGCGGGCACCGGGGTGGCGGAGGAGGAGCAGGGCCTGGCATCCGGGGTGGCGTCCACGGCGCTGCAGATCGGCACGGCCACAGGGATCGCCGTGCTCGTCGCGGTCGCGAACCGGGGCGTCGGCGGACAGGCCGGGCAGGCGCTGCGGGAGGCGACGGCCGCCGGGATGCGGGACGCGACGTTCGTGCTGGCGCTCGCCCTGCTGCCGGCGGTCCTGGCGGCGCTCGCCCTGCCGCGCGGGAAGTCCCGTGTGGTCGCGGCGGGCGCGCCGGAGTCCCGGGAGGAGGCGGCTCGCGGGGCGGGGCAGGCGCCGTGA